In a genomic window of Paracoccaceae bacterium:
- a CDS encoding chemotaxis protein CheW, with protein MSDTDVLARSQSMEYLSFQVGGEDYAIDIRLVREIRGWTTPSPMPDAPAFVLGVINLRGEVLPLLDLAARLGLTTQDATERNVTIVAEVDNGQIGLLVDAVSDIVVLSEDDMQPAPDIANAGQQSSVRALTFIGEETVRILDLEAILPMMNAAQDQT; from the coding sequence ATGTCTGACACTGATGTACTCGCCCGTTCGCAGTCCATGGAATACCTATCCTTCCAAGTCGGCGGTGAAGACTATGCAATCGACATCAGGCTCGTGCGCGAAATCCGAGGTTGGACGACACCATCGCCTATGCCGGATGCGCCGGCCTTTGTGCTTGGTGTTATCAACCTGAGAGGGGAGGTGTTGCCCCTCTTGGATCTTGCGGCGCGCCTGGGGTTAACCACCCAGGATGCCACAGAAAGAAATGTCACGATTGTAGCAGAAGTGGACAACGGTCAGATTGGTTTGCTGGTTGATGCCGTCTCCGACATTGTTGTGTTGTCTGAAGATGACATGCAACCTGCACCAGACATTGCAAACGCAGGCCAGCAGTCTTCGGTTCGAGCACTTACTTTCATTGGGGAGGAAACTGTCAGAATTCTTGATCTCGAAGCCATATTGCCAATGATGAATGCCGCACAAGACCAAACCTAA